The following are encoded in a window of Manihot esculenta cultivar AM560-2 chromosome 8, M.esculenta_v8, whole genome shotgun sequence genomic DNA:
- the LOC122724349 gene encoding hydrophobic protein LTI6A-like, which translates to MADDNTATCIDLILAIILPPLGVFFKYGCQVEFWICLVLTFFGYIPGIIYAVYAITK; encoded by the exons ATGGCCGATGACAATACTGCAACTTGCATCGATCTTATCTTGGCCATCATCTTGCCTCCTCTTGGTGTCTTCTTTAAGTATGGTTGCCAG GTTGAGTTTTGGATCTGTTTGGTCCTGACTTTCTTTGGGTACATCCCTGGGATTATCTATGCAGTATATGCCATCACTAAGTGA
- the LOC110620129 gene encoding anaphase-promoting complex subunit 11 — MFGCEYELWHAVASWTWDAQDETCGICRMPFDGCCPDCKLPGDDCPLIWGVCNHAFHLHCILKWVNSQTSQAHCPMCRREWQFKG, encoded by the exons ATGTTTGGATGTGAATATGAATT GTGGCATGCTGTTGCGTCATGGACTTGGGATGCTCAAGATGAAACATGTGGGATCTGTAGGATGCCCTTTGATGGATGTTGCCCTGACTGTAAACTCCCTGGAGATGATTGCCCCTTAA TTTGGGGTGTATGCAACCATGCTTTCCATCTTCACTGCATCTTGAAGTGGGTGAATTCACAGACTTCTCAAGCTCATTGTCCCATGTGCCGTAGAGAATGGCAGTTTAAGGGATGA
- the LOC110620007 gene encoding agamous-like MADS-box protein AGL80, with amino-acid sequence MTRKKVKLAYITNDSARKATYKKRKKGLMKKVSELSTLCGIDACAIIYSPYDSQPEVWPSPLGVQRVLAQFRNMPEMDQSKKMVNQESFLRQRITKANEQLKKQRKENREKEMTQVMFQGLIGKSLNSLNMMDLNDLGWLIDQNLKEIHKRVETLNKEANNSQVVAAAATYGAGPSVEVKISPEQAERQAFEVNIDAMQRQQWLMDWINPQEPMGFGGDEVNNLPFGDANHNALWSSAFFP; translated from the coding sequence ATGACTAGAAAGAAGGTTAAGCTTGCATATATCACTAATGATTCTGCAAGAAAAGCAACTtataagaaaaggaagaagggaCTAATGAAGAAGGTGAGCGAGTTAAGCACCCTTTGTGGGATCGATGCTTGTGCCATAATTTATAGCCCATATGATTCTCAACCTGAAGTTTGGCCATCTCCTTTGGGAGTCCAACGAGTGCTGGCTCAGTTCAGGAACATGCCTGAGATGGATCAGAGCAAGAAAATGGTGAATCAAGAGAGTTTCCTCAGGCAAAGGATCACGAAAGCCAATGAGCAGCTGAAGAAACAGCGCAAGGAAAATCGTGAGAAGGAGATGACACAGGTCATGTTCCAGGGCTTGATTGGAAAGAGCCTGAACAGCTTGAACATGATGGACTTGAACGATCTTGGATGGTTGATAGATCAGAACTTGAAGGAGATTCATAAGAGAGTTGAGACTCTTAACAAAGAGGCTAATAATTCCCAAGTTGTAGCAGCCGCGGCAACATATGGGGCAGGACCTAGTGTGGAGGTTAAAATCAGCCCTGAGCAAGCAGAGAGGCAAGCTTTTGAGGTGAACATAGATGCCATGCAGAGGCAACAGTGGCTCATGGACTGGATCAACCCACAAGAGCCTATGGGATTTGGTGGGGATGAGGTCAATAATCTCCCTTTTGGGGATGCCAATCACAATGCTCTTTGGTCTAGTGCATTTTTCCCATGA
- the LOC110621329 gene encoding G patch domain-containing protein 8 isoform X3 translates to MDNRWYNSEPETDVQDKFEQDKEQDSLVDDLVEDFRLPINHKPTENVDLDNVEQASLDTKLTASNVGFRLLQKMGWKGKGLGKDEQGIVEPIKSGIRDPKLGIGKQEEDDFFTSEENIQRKKLEVEIEETEDHAKKREVLAEREQKIQTEVKEIKKVFYCDLCNKQYKLAMEFEVHLSSYDHNHRKRFKEMREMHGSSSRDDRQKRELQRQEREMAKFAQMADAHKQQQQVEESGSGQVSNSIRSATALADQDQRKALKFGFSSKSGTSKKPSGGDAKKPKAAVASVFGNDSDEEQ, encoded by the exons ATGGACAACAGATGGTACAATAGTGAACCAGAAACCGACGTTCAAGACAAATTTGAGCAAGATAAGGAGCAG GATTCTCTTGTTGATGATTTGGTAGAAGATTTTCGCTTGCCTATTAACCACAAACCTACAGAAAATGTCGATCTGGATAACGTTGAACAGGCATCACTTGACACAAAGTTGACGGCTTCTAATGTTGGGTTTAGGCTTCTTCAAAAAATGGGATGGAAAGGGAAAGGTCTTGGAAAGGATGAGCAAG GAATAGTTGAGCCAATAAAATCTGGGATTAGGGATCCAAAGTTAGGGATTGGAAAACAAGAAGAAGATGATTTCTTCACTTCAGAAGAAAATATCCAAAGAAAAAAGTTGGAAGTGGAGATTGAGGAAACAGAGGATCATGCGAAGAAACGGGAG GTGTTAGCAGAACGGGAGCAGAAAATTCAAACTGAGgtgaaagaaataaagaaggTGTTTTATTGTGATCTATGCAACAAGCAATACAAATTGGCTATGGAATTTGAAGTTCACCTAAGTTCATATGATCACAATCATAGAAAG CGTTTTAAAGAAATGAGAGAGATGCATGGTTCTAGCAGTCGCGATGATAGGCAAAAGCGAGAACTGCAACGACAAGAGAGAGAAATGGCTAAGTTTGCTCAGAT GGCAGATGCTCATAAACAACAGCAGCAAGTGGAAGAATCTGGATCTGGTCAGGTTTCCAATTCAATTAGAAGTGCAACTGCACTCGCTGATCAGGATCAGCGGAAGGCATTAAAATTTGGGTTTTCTTCGAAGAGTGGCACTTCTAAG AAGCCATCTGGTGGTGATGCAAAGAAACCGAAAGCAGCTGTAGCCTCAGTCTTTGGCAATGATAGTGATGAAGAACAGTAA
- the LOC110621329 gene encoding G patch domain-containing protein 8 isoform X1, producing the protein MDNRWYNSEPETDVQDKFEQDKEQGIDVQYVHFLPCSYQDSLVDDLVEDFRLPINHKPTENVDLDNVEQASLDTKLTASNVGFRLLQKMGWKGKGLGKDEQGIVEPIKSGIRDPKLGIGKQEEDDFFTSEENIQRKKLEVEIEETEDHAKKREVLAEREQKIQTEVKEIKKVFYCDLCNKQYKLAMEFEVHLSSYDHNHRKRFKEMREMHGSSSRDDRQKRELQRQEREMAKFAQMADAHKQQQQVEESGSGQVSNSIRSATALADQDQRKALKFGFSSKSGTSKKPSGGDAKKPKAAVASVFGNDSDEEQ; encoded by the exons ATGGACAACAGATGGTACAATAGTGAACCAGAAACCGACGTTCAAGACAAATTTGAGCAAGATAAGGAGCAG GGTATTGATGTGCAATATGTGCATTTCCTGCCATGTTCTTATCAGGATTCTCTTGTTGATGATTTGGTAGAAGATTTTCGCTTGCCTATTAACCACAAACCTACAGAAAATGTCGATCTGGATAACGTTGAACAGGCATCACTTGACACAAAGTTGACGGCTTCTAATGTTGGGTTTAGGCTTCTTCAAAAAATGGGATGGAAAGGGAAAGGTCTTGGAAAGGATGAGCAAG GAATAGTTGAGCCAATAAAATCTGGGATTAGGGATCCAAAGTTAGGGATTGGAAAACAAGAAGAAGATGATTTCTTCACTTCAGAAGAAAATATCCAAAGAAAAAAGTTGGAAGTGGAGATTGAGGAAACAGAGGATCATGCGAAGAAACGGGAG GTGTTAGCAGAACGGGAGCAGAAAATTCAAACTGAGgtgaaagaaataaagaaggTGTTTTATTGTGATCTATGCAACAAGCAATACAAATTGGCTATGGAATTTGAAGTTCACCTAAGTTCATATGATCACAATCATAGAAAG CGTTTTAAAGAAATGAGAGAGATGCATGGTTCTAGCAGTCGCGATGATAGGCAAAAGCGAGAACTGCAACGACAAGAGAGAGAAATGGCTAAGTTTGCTCAGAT GGCAGATGCTCATAAACAACAGCAGCAAGTGGAAGAATCTGGATCTGGTCAGGTTTCCAATTCAATTAGAAGTGCAACTGCACTCGCTGATCAGGATCAGCGGAAGGCATTAAAATTTGGGTTTTCTTCGAAGAGTGGCACTTCTAAG AAGCCATCTGGTGGTGATGCAAAGAAACCGAAAGCAGCTGTAGCCTCAGTCTTTGGCAATGATAGTGATGAAGAACAGTAA
- the LOC110621329 gene encoding G patch domain-containing protein 8 isoform X2, producing the protein MDNRWYNSEPETDVQDKFEQDKEQGIDVQYVHFLPCSYQDSLVDDLVEDFRLPINHKPTENVDLDNVEQASLDTKLTASNVGFRLLQKMGWKGKGLGKDEQGIVEPIKSGIRDPKLGIGKQEEDDFFTSEENIQRKKLEVEIEETEDHAKKREVLAEREQKIQTEVKEIKKVFYCDLCNKQYKLAMEFEVHLSSYDHNHRKRFKEMREMHGSSSRDDRQKRELQRQEREMAKFAQMADAHKQQQQVEESGSGQVSNSIRSATALADQDQRKALKFGFSSKSGTSKPSGGDAKKPKAAVASVFGNDSDEEQ; encoded by the exons ATGGACAACAGATGGTACAATAGTGAACCAGAAACCGACGTTCAAGACAAATTTGAGCAAGATAAGGAGCAG GGTATTGATGTGCAATATGTGCATTTCCTGCCATGTTCTTATCAGGATTCTCTTGTTGATGATTTGGTAGAAGATTTTCGCTTGCCTATTAACCACAAACCTACAGAAAATGTCGATCTGGATAACGTTGAACAGGCATCACTTGACACAAAGTTGACGGCTTCTAATGTTGGGTTTAGGCTTCTTCAAAAAATGGGATGGAAAGGGAAAGGTCTTGGAAAGGATGAGCAAG GAATAGTTGAGCCAATAAAATCTGGGATTAGGGATCCAAAGTTAGGGATTGGAAAACAAGAAGAAGATGATTTCTTCACTTCAGAAGAAAATATCCAAAGAAAAAAGTTGGAAGTGGAGATTGAGGAAACAGAGGATCATGCGAAGAAACGGGAG GTGTTAGCAGAACGGGAGCAGAAAATTCAAACTGAGgtgaaagaaataaagaaggTGTTTTATTGTGATCTATGCAACAAGCAATACAAATTGGCTATGGAATTTGAAGTTCACCTAAGTTCATATGATCACAATCATAGAAAG CGTTTTAAAGAAATGAGAGAGATGCATGGTTCTAGCAGTCGCGATGATAGGCAAAAGCGAGAACTGCAACGACAAGAGAGAGAAATGGCTAAGTTTGCTCAGAT GGCAGATGCTCATAAACAACAGCAGCAAGTGGAAGAATCTGGATCTGGTCAGGTTTCCAATTCAATTAGAAGTGCAACTGCACTCGCTGATCAGGATCAGCGGAAGGCATTAAAATTTGGGTTTTCTTCGAAGAGTGGCACTTCTAAG CCATCTGGTGGTGATGCAAAGAAACCGAAAGCAGCTGTAGCCTCAGTCTTTGGCAATGATAGTGATGAAGAACAGTAA